In Lentimicrobiaceae bacterium, the following proteins share a genomic window:
- the guaB gene encoding IMP dehydrogenase: protein MITNDKFVGEGYTYDDVLLKPAYSEILPAQADVSTYFSRNIKLNIPIVTAAMDTVTDSVMAIAIAQEGGIGVLHKNMTIEQQASEVKKVKRSENGIILDPITLHENALVGDAHRLMSEHKIGGIPIIDENRVLKGIITNRDLRFERDTHRPISEIMTKDNLITTKGEFDWQKASDILQKHKIEKLPVVDDDYRLVGLITYKDIIKIKTRPNACKDAKGQLRVAAAVGTGSDTIERVTALYESGVDAIVVDTAHGHSKKVIEIIKELNKKFPNIDIIGGNIATAEAAIALADAGVSGVKVGIGPGSICTTRIIAGIGVPQLSAVYEVAKALEGRNIPVIADGGIRYTGDIVKAIAAGASSIMAGSLFAGVEESPGSTIILEGRKYKVYRGMGSLEAMDSGSKDRYFQDDVYDMKKLVPEGIVGRVPYKGNLAEVIHQMVGGLKAGMGYTGSANIEQLKKAKFIKITSAGIIENHPHDVTITSEAPNYSR from the coding sequence ATGATAACAAACGACAAATTTGTTGGTGAAGGTTACACGTACGACGATGTATTACTTAAACCGGCGTATTCCGAAATTTTACCCGCACAAGCCGATGTAAGCACCTATTTTTCGCGTAATATAAAGTTAAATATTCCTATTGTAACGGCAGCCATGGATACCGTTACCGATTCGGTTATGGCTATTGCAATTGCACAAGAAGGTGGCATTGGTGTTCTGCATAAAAACATGACTATAGAACAACAAGCTTCCGAAGTCAAAAAAGTAAAGCGTTCGGAAAACGGAATTATATTAGACCCCATAACACTTCACGAAAATGCTTTAGTTGGAGATGCACACAGATTGATGAGCGAGCATAAAATAGGCGGTATTCCTATAATTGATGAAAACAGGGTTCTTAAAGGCATTATCACCAACCGCGATTTAAGGTTCGAACGCGACACACATAGACCTATTTCCGAAATAATGACCAAAGACAACCTCATCACCACCAAAGGTGAGTTTGATTGGCAAAAAGCTTCGGATATTTTACAAAAACACAAAATTGAAAAGTTGCCTGTTGTTGACGACGATTATAGATTAGTCGGACTTATTACCTACAAAGACATTATAAAAATAAAAACTCGTCCCAACGCATGTAAAGACGCAAAAGGTCAATTGAGAGTTGCCGCGGCAGTAGGAACCGGAAGTGATACAATTGAAAGAGTTACCGCCTTATACGAAAGCGGCGTTGATGCTATCGTTGTCGATACCGCTCACGGACACTCAAAAAAGGTTATTGAAATAATAAAAGAACTAAACAAAAAGTTTCCTAACATAGACATAATTGGTGGCAATATAGCGACAGCCGAAGCAGCCATCGCTCTCGCCGACGCCGGCGTTAGTGGCGTAAAAGTTGGTATAGGTCCCGGTTCTATATGCACAACTCGCATTATTGCTGGTATTGGTGTTCCTCAGCTATCGGCGGTTTACGAAGTTGCCAAAGCCCTTGAAGGTAGAAACATTCCTGTTATCGCCGACGGTGGCATCAGATATACAGGCGATATAGTTAAGGCTATTGCAGCCGGAGCATCGTCGATTATGGCAGGCTCGCTATTTGCAGGAGTTGAAGAATCGCCAGGAAGTACTATTATTTTGGAAGGCAGAAAATACAAAGTTTACAGGGGAATGGGTTCTTTGGAAGCTATGGATAGTGGCTCTAAAGATAGATACTTTCAAGACGACGTTTACGATATGAAAAAGTTAGTTCCCGAAGGAATAGTTGGCAGAGTGCCATACAAAGGAAACCTTGCAGAAGTTATACATCAAATGGTTGGTGGACTTAAAGCTGGTATGGGATACACGGGCTCAGCTAATATTGAACAACTTAAAAAAGCTAAGTTTATTAAAATTACAAGTGCAGGTATTATTGAAAACCACCCTCACGATGTTACTATTACCAGCGAAGCTCCTAACTATAGCAGATAA
- a CDS encoding MoxR family ATPase, with protein sequence MQKDTEAIKDLQQKYTQLHNEINKIIIGQHDVIKKLLIAIFSKGHVLLVGVPGLAKTLMINTLARTMGMQYSRIQFTP encoded by the coding sequence ATGCAAAAAGACACGGAAGCAATTAAAGACTTGCAACAAAAATATACTCAGCTACACAACGAAATTAATAAGATAATAATAGGTCAACACGATGTTATAAAAAAACTGCTTATTGCCATATTCTCTAAAGGACACGTTTTGTTAGTAGGCGTTCCCGGCTTAGCAAAAACTTTGATGATAAACACCTTAGCCAGAACCATGGGCATGCAGTACAGTCGCATACAGTTTACCCCCGA
- a CDS encoding peptidylprolyl isomerase: MKFISKSNSILIVLLSVINILALNFSKATAQEHVVIDEIVGLVGKYPVYWSDVETNKLQVQAYGEKVNECDIFEKLLLQKLYINYGEIDSVQVTDDQVESELDRRLRYYIQQFGSQQKLEEFYDKSVIEFKNELREPLRLEILAQTIEGQITSGIKASPKDAQKFFYNLPADSIPLIPSLYEIAQIVKTPKIGIEEQQEARKKLEDIKERILKGEKFSTLAVLYSEDQGSATKGGELGFFTKGIMAPEFETASFGLKNKDDISDIIKTKFGYHLIQLIEKKKDEVNVRHILIIPKVNPVALIEAARELDSIAELVRNDEIPFKDAVLKFSDDPGKVNGGYIQSQYTGNTLLSAEEFDPKMFFVVDKLNVGEISNSVQYYTEDGTSAFRLLYLVSRTEPHKASLDTDFNIIQQWALEEKKGKAIAKWVQANSKNAYIKIGDRYKDCKLKYNWNVKQ; this comes from the coding sequence ATGAAATTTATATCAAAAAGTAATAGCATACTGATAGTACTACTTTCGGTAATAAATATACTTGCCCTCAATTTCAGTAAGGCAACGGCTCAAGAGCATGTCGTGATTGATGAAATTGTAGGTTTGGTTGGAAAATATCCCGTTTATTGGTCGGATGTTGAAACAAACAAACTGCAAGTTCAAGCCTACGGCGAAAAAGTAAATGAGTGTGATATTTTTGAAAAACTTTTGCTTCAGAAATTGTACATTAATTATGGCGAAATAGATAGCGTGCAAGTTACCGACGATCAGGTTGAAAGCGAATTAGACAGACGTTTAAGATATTATATTCAACAGTTTGGTTCTCAACAAAAATTAGAAGAATTTTACGACAAATCGGTAATTGAGTTCAAAAATGAACTACGCGAACCGCTTCGATTAGAAATTCTTGCTCAAACCATTGAAGGACAAATAACAAGCGGTATTAAAGCATCGCCAAAAGATGCACAAAAATTTTTCTATAACCTACCCGCCGATAGTATTCCACTCATTCCTAGCTTGTACGAAATTGCTCAAATCGTAAAAACACCAAAAATTGGGATAGAAGAACAACAAGAAGCCCGTAAAAAATTAGAAGACATAAAAGAGAGAATACTAAAAGGTGAAAAATTCTCAACATTGGCAGTACTCTACTCCGAAGACCAAGGTTCAGCTACCAAAGGTGGAGAACTGGGCTTTTTTACAAAGGGAATTATGGCTCCGGAATTTGAAACAGCTTCATTCGGACTGAAAAATAAAGATGACATTTCTGATATCATCAAAACAAAATTCGGCTACCATCTTATTCAACTTATAGAAAAGAAAAAAGACGAAGTGAACGTAAGACACATTTTAATAATACCTAAGGTAAACCCCGTGGCACTAATTGAAGCAGCCAGAGAATTGGACAGCATAGCTGAACTTGTTCGTAACGACGAAATTCCTTTTAAAGATGCGGTATTAAAATTTAGCGACGACCCTGGCAAAGTCAATGGCGGATATATTCAAAGTCAATATACGGGAAACACTTTGCTTTCTGCCGAAGAATTTGACCCAAAAATGTTCTTCGTAGTCGATAAATTAAACGTAGGCGAAATTTCAAACAGCGTACAATATTATACCGAAGACGGAACCTCAGCTTTCAGGTTGCTATATTTAGTCAGCAGAACCGAGCCTCACAAAGCAAGCCTTGATACCGACTTTAACATAATACAGCAATGGGCTCTTGAAGAAAAAAAGGGAAAAGCCATAGCCAAATGGGTTCAAGCAAATAGCAAAAACGCTTACATAAAAATAGGCGACAGATACAAAGACTGTAAACTAAAATATAATTGGAACGTAAAACAATAA
- a CDS encoding peptidylprolyl isomerase: protein MRKYFIVLISLLLILASNSLLAQDKEVIITIDDNKIYTDEFLRLFNKNNLDENGITKQALDEYMPLFINFKLKVMEAKSLGMDTLESFKKELSTYRNQLAMPYLTDEEAENFLLKEAYQRGNFDMRVKHILFGIDGIGSPQDTLQAWNKAIEVRNQALKGSDFSELAQKHSKDPSAQDRDFQGTLIKGNGGDLGYFTVFRMFYPFENAIHNMKIGDISMPIRSMHGYHLIQLTDKKPALGNIQLAHIIIIKTENSDPEQNKKKANDAYNLLESGKSFGEVAKLYSDDKTTKDDGGLLPWYPVHKLMPQIIENIHTLKQNQYSKPFETQVGWHIIKLIDTQKQGSYEDEVERIRKKMVDSDRMSVIIDAFVEKVKAKHKFTENLNNVEEVATRVTDSIFTSSWKPSEAEGLNKVVFTIGDKVYTQEDLVNQLAYTQRMSAPTYIPFYVKNVYDNWMKKEVISYADMHIEDDHPNFKNLIDEYKDGILLFNLTDKMVWNKAIEDTIGLENYYKTVCNNYMLDERLQANLYTLKGNNKLLKSIENDVKKGLSCNEILKKQSLDSTQLTVKQIIIGKNDLDKWNNVKWEKGVSVSATIKNNEYHIIDVTDILPAQPQELKNIRGVIISEYQEYLDNAWIESLRKKYSVKINTAAVNNLINK, encoded by the coding sequence ATGAGAAAATATTTCATAGTTTTAATAAGTTTATTACTAATACTTGCTTCAAACTCATTATTAGCACAAGATAAAGAAGTTATCATTACCATTGATGACAATAAAATATATACCGACGAGTTTTTGCGCTTGTTTAATAAAAACAATTTAGACGAAAATGGTATAACCAAACAGGCTTTAGATGAATACATGCCACTTTTCATAAACTTTAAGCTAAAGGTTATGGAAGCTAAATCGTTGGGTATGGACACTTTGGAAAGCTTTAAGAAAGAACTTTCAACGTATCGCAACCAATTGGCTATGCCATACCTTACCGACGAAGAAGCCGAAAACTTTCTGTTAAAAGAAGCCTATCAAAGGGGCAACTTCGATATGAGAGTGAAACATATATTATTTGGCATAGATGGCATAGGCTCTCCGCAGGACACATTGCAAGCATGGAATAAAGCCATTGAAGTTCGAAATCAAGCTCTCAAAGGTAGCGACTTTAGTGAACTTGCTCAAAAACACTCAAAAGACCCTTCGGCACAAGACCGCGACTTTCAAGGCACTTTGATAAAAGGTAATGGTGGCGATTTGGGCTACTTTACTGTGTTTAGAATGTTTTATCCGTTCGAAAACGCCATTCACAATATGAAAATTGGAGATATATCAATGCCTATACGCTCTATGCACGGATATCACCTAATTCAACTAACTGATAAAAAGCCTGCTCTCGGGAACATACAGTTAGCTCATATAATAATTATTAAAACCGAAAATTCGGATCCCGAACAAAATAAGAAAAAAGCTAACGATGCTTACAATTTGTTGGAGAGTGGAAAGTCTTTCGGCGAAGTCGCTAAACTCTACTCCGACGATAAAACCACCAAAGATGATGGTGGCTTATTGCCTTGGTATCCTGTGCATAAACTTATGCCTCAAATTATCGAGAACATTCACACTCTTAAACAAAACCAATACTCAAAACCCTTTGAAACACAAGTGGGATGGCATATTATTAAACTAATCGACACACAAAAACAAGGCTCATACGAAGATGAAGTTGAAAGAATTAGAAAAAAAATGGTTGACAGCGATAGAATGAGCGTAATAATTGATGCATTTGTCGAAAAAGTTAAAGCAAAACATAAATTTACCGAAAACTTAAACAACGTCGAAGAAGTTGCTACAAGAGTTACCGACTCGATTTTTACTTCTTCATGGAAACCATCGGAAGCCGAAGGTTTAAATAAAGTTGTTTTTACAATAGGCGATAAAGTCTACACTCAGGAAGATTTAGTCAACCAATTAGCTTACACGCAAAGAATGTCGGCTCCGACTTATATCCCATTTTATGTAAAAAATGTTTACGACAATTGGATGAAAAAAGAAGTAATAAGTTATGCTGATATGCACATAGAAGATGACCATCCTAACTTTAAAAATCTTATAGATGAGTACAAAGACGGAATATTGTTGTTTAACCTCACCGACAAAATGGTTTGGAATAAAGCAATTGAAGATACGATAGGACTCGAAAACTACTACAAAACCGTTTGCAATAATTATATGTTAGACGAAAGATTGCAAGCCAATTTGTACACTCTTAAAGGCAATAATAAACTTCTGAAATCCATAGAAAATGACGTTAAAAAGGGTTTAAGCTGTAATGAAATCTTGAAAAAACAGTCATTAGACAGCACACAACTGACTGTAAAACAAATTATTATCGGCAAAAACGATTTAGATAAGTGGAACAACGTTAAATGGGAAAAAGGTGTTAGCGTATCTGCTACAATTAAAAACAACGAATACCACATTATTGATGTTACCGATATTTTGCCTGCCCAACCGCAAGAGCTTAAAAACATAAGGGGAGTTATAATTTCCGAATATCAAGAATATTTGGATAATGCTTGGATTGAGAGTTTAAGAAAAAAATACTCAGTAAAAATAAACACTGCAGCTGTAAATAATCTGATTAATAAGTAA